The DNA sequence gcccctgctcacgtcactgagggtccggccgcagctcagctcctgctcacgccactgagggtcttggcgacgcctcagctcctgctcacgctaCTGAGGGTCTCGCCtcagcctcagcctctgctaacgccactgagggtctctgcgacgcctcagcctctactcacgccactgagggtctctgcgacgcctcagctcctgctcatgtCACTGAGGgtcgtcactgagggtccggtcgacgtCTCAGTTCCTGCTcatgtcactgagggtccgggctatgcctcagctcctgctcacatcaCTGAGGGTCTGGGCGACGCCTCacctcctgctcacgtcactgagggtccgggtGACGCCTCTGCTCCTAGTCTGCAGGCCTTCcaggggttcagtgaggaactggtccttattctggcttctgaacccagagacgaggggttcgaggaggaagcgccgccGGATCCTGTCTCTGAGGTGTTCAAGGAGcagcttgtcctcgttctggcctctgaacccagagacgaggggttCAAGGAAGAGGCGCCGCCGGATCCTGTCTCTGAGGGGTTCAAGATGCAGCATGTCCATGTTCTGGCCTCttagggttcgccaggctctgcttcagcctctgagggttcaccaggctctgcttcagcctctgagggtttgccaggctctgcttcagcctctgaaggttcgccaggctctgcttcagcatcTGAGGATTTGCCAGGCtgtgcttcagcctctgagggttcgccaggccaTGTTctggaggagcccgtgggcagGCTGCCTCCACGTCCTGGTCCTGAGCACCTCCTAGGTTTCCTAGGTTCCCTAGGAGGGTACCACCTGGCTCCAAGACTGGCTCCAAGCCTCCAGAGTTCAGTAAGGGGTTCGAGGACCAACCGTCTCCCATCAAAGTTCGAGAGGGGTTCGAGGATGGACCGCCTCTGTTTCCTATGCCAGAGGGGTCCATGGGTGAACCACCTCTGACCATAGCTCCAGGGCCGAGTGACTGTGTTCCAGGCCAGACTGACTGTGTTCCAGGCCAGACTGACTGTGCTCCCGAGCTGACCCGACTGTGTTCCAGGCCAGATTGACGTTTTGCCTAAGGCACCAGACTCCACGCCTGACTATGGTGTGCCAGACTCCACGCCTGACTATAGGGCGCCAGACTCCACGCCTGACTCTAAGCTCCGAGGTTCCTCTGAGGTTCCTCTACATGGCCAACCTCCTGAcagagggtcctctactctgctcggccGGCCTCCTGATCAACCTGCAGGTTCCCGATGTTGCCGACGGCCGCCCAGGTCTCTACCTCTCTGCCGGTCTCCAGGTCTTCGCCGCCGTCACCGGCTGATCAGGCCTCTGAGTAGCGAGTCCTGGACTCCTCCTGAACTTTATGCCCGcacgggacgacctcctggtcacaCATCTGAAATCTGTGCCCGCAcaggacgacctcctggtcgcccgcctgaactctgtgcccgcACGGGTGACCTCATGGTTATTTGGACTCTTGGGGTGTCTGGTATCCGCCCTTgaggggtggggtggggggttggggttctgttatgatttggggttgtttggtttctggttttttcttatatgtttcttatagtttttgaatcatgcttctgtttattattttcctggtcatgctttagtttttgtcttctagttcatgttttgtcaagtttggtttttggaactgtttatgctttagtttcacgtttttctagtttctgttagtttgtattcaagagtctgcttttgctccagccacgttttgttctgtctgtcaattatctttattcggttcatctgctccaagctaatctgtctccttgctccacctggttcacacttcatatatacacacctgttcatcACGGAAACATTTCAGTTCATGTTACCTGTGTCCTGTTCgttatgccaagcctgtcttgccagcctgcccatgtctgtttttgcctgtcttgcctgcccatttattgttttggttcctgcctcttcttttgagtgagttttttgttattaaatctttttcacttaccgtcatactgcctgcttgtctgcatgcTGGGGTCCTCCATTGCTCAAGTTGTAACAGAATGACATAGAATAACATGGCAACACATCCATTAAGTCCTTTGTTGCGTCATCATGTGGACTCCGTACTCCGAGCAATTCCAGATCTCCTAGGTCAGTCTTTTGCAACTTTATTGTTCTGCTATCACATTAGTCCTGATTCAGGGTCCCCAAGCGCTGTCCATATGTCTCTGAGTCCACGCACAATGTAAGAGGGGTCCCCGAACTGCCAGAGTCTCTTTAAATGGCAGCTTCCCGATGTTTTTCtggacaaacagaaaacactgaCCAGTATCTTGCAAAACCATGTCCTTATAGTCCTTTTTTCCCAAATTAACATCATCTTCCACATATATCCCCTCACAATACTAATGACTCTTCTCAAAACATTCCTAACATGTTCACATAAGGTTAAAAGGATTATCATAGATTCAGGGTGAACACAGGCCAAAATAACAAACAACCAAGGCCTATCCTTTATGAAGACACCTTACCTAACCAAAAAGAACctcaaaaagaaatacaaaatgcttACCTACCTAATATAACATAACCGGGAGAAAACttttgtcacggagtgacattttggactttgttttatggtttcttgtgatggtttattttgtctagatgtttctattaagtttattagtttgttttgctccctctactgcctcctggtgttttgttgttctcctccctcattaagttattttatggttgttttcttattacttggtatggtttattattattattattattattattattattattgaaattattatagttcttggtcttccctggattttctagttttatttctctttagtatctttagTATATTTGTTCCTTTTGCACTCTTCTTgattactagtttattttctgtttcctttccagttaattcagtcagtgtggttaggtttgtttacttttgtattcaggttttctttatgggttctttgtttgttctcaggttgttattattgttcctatgttccctctagtttctctgtttactttagtcataattattctagtttttttattccccatttgattatttatctttgtctataggtttgcttggtctgtgtttctgtttattgtttattagttactttgcccatcctcagcctatgtatttgtttcacctgttccttctgcttccctgcctccttgtcacacctgttccctgttttctctgattacctgccctttgttatccctcagtatattagttggttttgtgtctatgttcgttgctggttccttgtgttcgtcacacctcgttctcgtccatgattatgctttgttttttgcattacctTACCTTGGGAATCTTTTGAcacgccttgccttgggaaacctgcagtgattttctGTAAGCTTTGTATCTAGGCTCTGGTTTgtttcctgcagtgtttttgctaaGTTTTTGacattgtaaataaatctttgaattacaaagatgatcctgcagagctcttgtctgcactttggtccgatccaaaaccacatcgtgacagtGTTTAACAGAAATGGCAGTTCGACCCCTACTCAAACATGAAAACACATAATATTGAACTTCACAAATAATATGCTTTATGTTTTCACAGAAACTGCTTATATGACTTTGTTACAGATAAATTACATCAACTTTTTGTTATGCCTGAACTTCCACAATGTCCATCTTATCAGAGTCTCGTTTGACATAGGCAGTCCCACTGGATTTTCGGCCAGCATGGCTCCAAGTTCCCAAGCACATGGATAATTGAAATAGTCCTGAAATAAGGTTGTGAGTAGAGGACTCTTGTCAATGTCCTGTTCCGCATCCTGTTTCCATCTTTCCAATTGTGTAGAGATGTATGTTGCTGGGTTCTCGTTGCCACCACGTGGATCCCCTTTCAGAGCTGTGGGGTCTACCCTTGCTGGGTATTCTGTTAGCAGTACTTTACCAGAGCACATTTTGAAATGCATTGAATTCAATTCCATCTGCTCGATGATGAAGCATCCAACCATAGTTTCGTTTCAAAATGTTCCCCATGGTTGGAGTCCCAAGACACTGTGCCCAAACTGCTTTAATGTCTCCCATTGCCAGCAGTTTCCCTACTGTTTCTTCTTCAAATTTTGTAATCCACTTATTTGCACCTTCATGTACATCTGGCAACCGCATGACCAATCAGACCAGGTACACAGAGGCCCAAGGAACATATTGGGTTGTGTTTCCTTTGTCCAGAATTGGCATCTGTCTTCCCTCTGTGTATCTATCAGATGGATGAACATTAGGCGCAAATTGTACTGCCTGTCATTTTGTTCTctgtttgtttctggccctccagCAGTCGCACTACCACATCTGCAGCCTCAGCTTGTTCTCCAGCTAATCCTTCTGGTTCATTTAGGTTAGAATGGTGATTGTCCAGTTGTTGTTCTATTTCTTGAATGATGGTTCTATCTATTTCACGTCTTAAATCAAGCCCTGTATGATCCAAGTTGATCCAGTACGAATCATCTCCTGGTCTTCCAGTGTGTTCCACATAACAATCAATTATTCTTGTCCTACCTGGAGTCACCTGGAAACATTTGAGCTTCTCCCTGTTCTGTTTCGTCTCCTCTGTAATCATCATtagtcattgactaaatatgcgctacaatgCGCTCCacgtttgttcagaatcagcttcttatcactgttaataacgcggctttcctctcactcattcccccagcttcacagtgctttaaacagtgagttcaatagcaaaaatgctgggcttttcCCGCTcatcggacgctcagcatctctggaggtctatggggcagcctcggctgcagcgaaacgagacgagtcattggataaatgctgggctttgtcccgcccatcggacacTCAGCATCTCtaggggtctatggggcagtggggtGGCCTcagctggcccggacgctcagcttctgcatgataaTTGGATGATTTGTCttaggctgaatccctttttgattgacagtgaaatgagtgaatgagcgaatcagcgatcttgaaattgagcttccacTCCTTGAAAGAACAGCATctgccactgtcctgctggcTTCAGATTATTGCTTTTAGGTCCATCATGTGGTTTTTCCACTCTGTCAAGTGCTGTTTCAAGTTCTGTCTCTATTTCTGACCTTCCTCTTtgaataactttaaaatgttccactaatgttctctttttgccactctttatttacttttgtccTTTGCCTTATAATCCAGAATTCGAGTATCCATTTGTTCACATAGTGACAGGTCAAAGCTTCCATTTTCAGGCCATGGTGAAGGCAATCCACGTGTGCTTTTCTCCCATTTTTTAGAAATCTTTAGGATCTTTGAAGTATAATCTGGGTTCTTACACCCGATAATCACTGTTGGTAGATTGCTCATTTTCATTCCCTTAGGAAAATTGTTTGTATTGTTCCCAAAAATTCAATGTTAATTAGGTagtgttgtttaaaatgtatttatttatctattattattgttatttttgagTAACTATTTAATATTGTCTTATCCAAATCAAATGAGTCTTTATTTTAGTCTTTGTAACCTAATTAAGCCTCTTGCAGTCCAGATACaaatttttaaatgatattAAACTTAATAAGCAACTGCTTActgcttattttattaaaattttatggCATACTctcttaaatgtaaaaaaaaatacagtaaaaaaagtaaatgcaaGTATGTTTTACTCAAGTTGCTCTTTTATCATTGAGTAAATTattcagctttttcaatatcgacgcaaacggtgttcgttttgtgttcgcgggaccaaaaactcattctttcaggcttgcgaaacagctttttcaatatcgacgcaaacggtgctcgttttgtgttcgcggaccaaaaactcattctttcaggcttgcgaagcagctttttcaatatcgacgcaaacggtgctcgttttgtgttcgcgggaccaaaaactcattctttcaggcttgcgaagcagctttttcaatatcgacgcaaacggtgctcgttttgtgttcgcgggaccaaaaactcattctttcaggcttgcgaagcagctttttcaatatcgacgcaaacggtgctcgttttgtgttcgctggtaccaaaaactcattctttcaggcttgcgaagcagctttttcaatatcgacgcaaacggtgctcgttttgtgttcgcgggaccaaaaactcattctttcaggcttgcgaagcagctttttcaatatcgacgcaaacggtgctcgttttgtgttcgcgggaccaaaaactcattctttcaggcttgcgaaacagctttttcaatatcgacgcaaacggtgctcgttttgtgttcgcgggaccaaaaactcattctttcaggcttgcgaagcagctttttcaatatcgacgcaaacggtgttcgttttgtgttcgcgggaccaaaaactcattctttcaggcttgcgaagcagctttttcaatatcgacgcaaacggtgctcgttttgtgttctacacaccaaaaactcattctttcaggcttgcgaagcagctttttcaatatcgacgcaaacggtgctcgttttgtgttcgcgggaccaaaaactcattctttcaggcttgcgaacagctttttcaatatcgacgcaaacggtgttcgttttgtgttcgcgggaccaaaaactcattctttcaggcttgcgaagcagctttttcaatatcgacgcaaacggtgctcgttttgtgttcgagggaccaaaaactcattctttcaggcttgcgaagcagctttttcaatatcgacgcaaacggtgctcgttttgtgttctacagaccaaaaactcattctttcaggcttgcgaagcagctttttcaatatcgacgcaaacggtgctcgttttgtgttcgcgggaccaaaaactcattctttcaggcttgcgaagcagctttttcaatatcgacgcaaacggtgctcgttttgtgttcgcgggaccaaaaactcattctttcaggcttgcgaagcagctttttcaatatcgacgcaaacggtgctcgttttgtgttcgcgggaccaaaaactcattctttcaggcttgcgaagcagctttttcaatatcgacgcaaacggtgttcgttttgtgttcgtggtaccaaaaactcattctttcaggcttgcgaagcagctttttcaatatcgacgcaaacggtgttcgttttgtgttcgcgggaccaaaaactcattctttcaggcttgcgaagcagctttttcaatatcgatgcaaacggtgctcgttttgtgttcgcgggaccaaaaactcattctttcaggcttgcgaaacagctttttcaatatcgacgcaaacggtgctcattTTGTGTTGTAAGGAGCagaaactcattctttcaggcttgcgaaacaactttttcaatatcgacgcaaacggtgctcgttttgtgttcgcgggaccaaaaactcattctttcaggcttgcgaagcagctttttcaatatcgacgcaaacggtgctcgttttgtgttctacgggaccaaaaactcattctttcaggcttgcgaagcagctttttcaatatcgacgcaaacggtgctcgttttgtgttctacagaccaaaaactcattctttcaggcttgcgaagcagctttttcaatatcgacgcaaacggtgctcgttttgtgttcgcgggaccaaaaactcattctttcaggcttgcgaagcagctttttcaatatcgacgcaaacggtgctcgttttgtgttcgcgggaccaaaaactcattctttcaggcttgcgaagcagctttttcaatatcgatgcaaacggtgctcgttttgtgttctacagaccaaaaactcattctttcaggcttgcgaagcagctttttcaatatcgatgcaaacggtgctcgttttgtgttcgcgggaccaaaaactcattctttcaggcttgcgaagcagctttttcaatatcgacgcaaacggtgctcgttttgtgttcgcgggaccaaaaactcattctttcaggcttgcgaagcagctttttcaatatcgacgcaaacggtgctcgttttgtgttcgtggtaccaaaaactcattctttcaggcttgcgaagcagctttttcaatatcgatgcaaacggtgctcgttttgtgttcgcgggaccaaaaactcattctttcaggcttgcgaagcagctttttcaatatcgatgcaaacggtgctcgttttgtgttctacagaccaaaaactcattctttcaggcttgcgaaagcagctttttcaatatcgacgcaaacggtgctcgttttgtgttcgcgggaccaaaaactcattctttcaggcttgcgaagcagctttttcaatatcgacgcaaacggtgctcgttttgtgttcgcgggaccaaaaactcattctttcaggcttgcgaagcagctttttcaatatcgacgcaaacggtgctcgttttgtgttcgcgggaccaaaaactcattctttcaggcttgcgaagcagctttttcaatatcgacgcaaacggtgctcgttttgtgttcgcgggaccaaaaactcattctttcaggcttgcgaaagcagctttttcaatatcgacgcaaacggtgttcgttttgtgttcgtaggaccaaaaactcattctttcaggcttgcgaagcagctttttcaatatcgacgcaaacggtgcttcgttttgtgttcgcggaccaaaaactcattctttcaggcttgcgaagcagctttttcaatatcgacgcaaacggtgctcgttttgtgttctacagaccaaaaactcattctttcaggcttgcgaagcagctttttcaatatcgacgcaaacggtgctcgttttgtgttcgcgggaccaaaaactcattctttcaggcttgcgaagcagctttttcaatatcgacgcaaacggtgatcgttttgtgttcgagggaccaaaaactcattctttcaggcttgcgaagcagctttttcaatatcgacgcaaacggtgctcgttttgtgttctactgaccaaaaactcattctttcaggcttgcgaagcagctttttcaatatcgacgcaaacggtgctcgttttgtgttcgcgggaccaaaaactcattctttcaggcttgcgaagcagctttttcaatatcgacgcaaacggtgttcgttttgtgttcgcgggaccaaaaactcattctttcaggcttgcgaagcagctttttcaatatcgacgcaaacggtgctcgttttgtgttcgcgggaccaaaaactcattctttcaggcttgcgaagcagctttttcaatatcgatgcaaacggtgctcgttttgtgttctacagaccaaaaactcattctttcaggcttgcgaaacaactttttcaatatcgatgcaaacggtgctcgttttgtgttctacaggaccaaaaactcattctttcaggcttgcgaagcagctttttcaatatcgacgcaaacggtgctcgttttgtgttcgcgggaccaaaaactcattctttcaggcttgcgaaacagctttttcaatatcgacgcaaacggtgcttcgttttgtgttcgcaggaccaaaaactcattctttcaggcttgcgaagcagctttttcaatatcgacgcaaacggtgctcgttttgtgttcgcgggaccaaaaactcattctttcaggcttgcgaagcagctttttcaatatcgacgcaaacggtgctcgttttgtgttcgcgggaccaaaaactcattctttcaggcttgcgaagcagctttttcaatatcgacgcaaacggtgctcgttttgtgttcgcgggaccaaaaactcattctttcaggcttgcgaagcagctttttcaatatcgacgcaaacggtgctcgttttgtgttcgtcggaccaaaactcattctttcaggcttgcgaagcagctttttcaatatcgacgcaaacggtgctcgttttgtgttctacagaccaaaaactcattctttcaggcttgcgaagcagctttttcaatatcgacgcaaacggtgttcgttttgtgttcgcgggaccaaaaactcattctttcaggcttgcgaagcagctttttcaatatcgatgcaaacggtgctcgttttgtgttctacagaccaaaaactcattctttcaggcttgcgaaacagctttttcaatatcgacgcaaacggtgctcgttttgtgttcgcgggaccaaaaactcattctttcaggcttgcgaagcagctttttcaatatcgatgcaaacggtgctcgttttgtgttctacaggaccaaaaactcattctttcaggcttgcgaaacagctttttcaatatcgacgcaaacggtgctcgttttgtgttcgcggaccaaaaactcattctttcaggcttgcgaagcagctttttcaatatcgacgcaaacggtgttcgttttgtgttcgcggaccaaaaactcattctttcaggcttgcgaagcagctttttcaatatcgacgcaaacggtgttcgttttgtgttcgcggaccaaaaactcattctttcaggcttgcgaagcagctttttcaatatcgatgcaaacggtgctcgttttgtgttctacagaccaaaaactcattctttcaggcttgcgaaacagctttttcaatatcgacgcaaacggtgctcgttttgtgttctacggaccaaaaactcattctttcaggcttgcgaagcagctttttcaatatcgacgcaaacggtgctcgttttgtgttcgcgggaccaaaaactcattctttcaggcttgcgaagcagctttttcaatatcgacgcaaacggtgctcgttttgtgttcgcgggaccaaaaactcattctttcaggcttgcgaagcagctttttcaatatcgatgcaaacggtgctcgttttgtgttctacagaccaaaaactcattctttcaggcttgcgaagcagctttttcaatatcgatgcaaacggtgctcgttttgtgttctacagaccaaaaactcattctttcaggcttgcgaaacagctttttcaatatcgacgcaaacggtgctcgttttgtgttcgcggaccaaaaactcattctttcaggcttgcgaagcagctttttcaatatcgatgcaaacggtgctcgttttgtgttcgagtgaccaaaaactcattctttcaggcttgcgaagcagctttttcaatatcgacgcaaacggtgctcgttttgtgttctacacaccaaaaactcattctttcaggcttgcgaaacagctttttcaatatcgacgcaaacggtgctcgttttgtgttcgcgggaccaaaaactcattctttcaggcttgcgaagcagctttttcaatatcgacttcaaacggtgctcgttttgtgttctacaggaccaaaaactcattctttcaggcttgcgaagcagctttttcaatatcgacgcaaacggtgctcgttttgtgttcgctgggaccaaaaactcattctttcaggcttgcgaagcagctttttcaatatcgactgcaaacggtgctcgttttgtgttctcaggaccaaaaactcattctttcaggcttgcgaagcagctttttcaatatcgatgcaaacggtgctcgttttgtgttctacacaccaaaaactcattctttcaggcttgcgaagcagctttttcaatatcgatgcaaacggtgctcgttttgtgttctacggaccaaaaactcattc is a window from the Girardinichthys multiradiatus isolate DD_20200921_A chromosome 15, DD_fGirMul_XY1, whole genome shotgun sequence genome containing:
- the LOC124881856 gene encoding leucine-rich repeat extensin-like protein 5, giving the protein MSLRVVTEGPVDVSVPAHVTEGPGYASAPAHITEGLGDASPPAHVTEGPGDASAPSLQAFQGRVPPGSKTGSKPPEFSKGFEDQPSPIKVREGFEDGPPLFPMPEGSMGQIDVLPKAPDSTPDYGVPDSTPDYRAPDSTPDSKLRGSSEVPLHGQPPDRGSSTLLGRPPDQPAGSRCCRRPPRSLPLCRSPGLRRRHRLIRPLSSESWTPPELYARTGRPPGHTSEICARTGRPPGRPPELCARTGQAQLPSRHSAGTSCTPSSHLTDCDFSPAPGRGPEPQEKGSEGSHHGAAKTGHPTNPKPQTGRRLSMPATHTPAWHTPATPRRLASSSTKAKSYPQLPCSAKTHLPEPGGHPRQWTGHRNQRPKFNKSGRSRESQNASPSNNRDPTPNPSRNPDQKASSSSRPPTLEPHKPLRADPQPSQSSY